One Micromonospora craniellae genomic region harbors:
- a CDS encoding D-alanyl-D-alanine carboxypeptidase family protein, whose protein sequence is MRVRAFSVSVAVLAIVAAPATPGAAAVTERAVGASPSTPPLPAATPVPGPAAVPCPKAVAPEVNRSPRPTPPPSDPEHLAVGGELLATPGLVVPQGVPAPPKVTATSWLVADLDTGAVLGGCGPHEYATPASVQKLLLAATMLPRLDPQQTISVTREDLDIAPGSSAVGLLPGGRYRVETLWLGLLLQSGNEAANALARLGGGPDGAAGGVRAMNEYARHLGALQTHAVTASGLDGPGQFTSAYDLALIARACFADPTFRRYALTERTRIPAQRGLGGKGFQIQNENQLIYRYPGALGGKTGFTDYARHTYVGAAERDGRRLVVTLLGAEPRPQRGWEQGAALLDWGFRLPREAGVGRLVEPGEWDAVRSPATPSPAVPEPAEAPPVSSATSATVDDRPGAGTVVALAVGAVVIAIAVVAARRARASGRPRD, encoded by the coding sequence ATGAGAGTTCGGGCCTTCTCCGTCAGCGTCGCCGTCCTCGCGATCGTGGCGGCTCCCGCGACTCCCGGTGCGGCTGCGGTCACCGAGCGTGCTGTGGGCGCGTCCCCGTCGACCCCGCCCCTCCCGGCTGCCACGCCAGTTCCGGGACCGGCTGCCGTGCCCTGCCCGAAGGCGGTCGCACCGGAGGTGAACCGCTCGCCACGACCGACTCCGCCGCCGTCGGATCCAGAGCATCTGGCGGTCGGCGGGGAACTGCTGGCGACACCGGGCCTCGTCGTGCCGCAGGGTGTACCGGCCCCGCCGAAGGTGACTGCGACCTCGTGGCTGGTGGCCGACCTGGATACCGGCGCGGTGCTGGGCGGCTGCGGTCCGCACGAGTACGCCACCCCGGCCAGCGTGCAGAAGCTGTTGCTGGCCGCGACGATGCTGCCCCGGCTCGATCCGCAGCAGACGATCAGCGTGACCCGGGAGGACCTGGACATCGCGCCTGGCTCCTCGGCGGTCGGGCTGCTGCCCGGCGGCCGGTACCGGGTGGAGACGCTCTGGCTGGGGCTGTTGTTGCAGTCCGGCAACGAGGCCGCCAACGCACTGGCCCGCCTCGGCGGCGGCCCGGACGGTGCGGCGGGCGGGGTGCGGGCGATGAACGAGTACGCCCGCCATCTCGGCGCGTTGCAGACCCACGCGGTCACGGCGTCGGGGTTGGACGGTCCGGGGCAGTTCACCAGCGCGTACGATCTGGCGCTGATCGCCCGGGCCTGCTTCGCCGACCCGACGTTCCGCCGGTACGCGCTCACCGAACGCACCCGCATCCCGGCCCAGCGTGGGCTGGGCGGCAAGGGTTTCCAGATCCAGAACGAGAACCAGCTCATCTACCGCTACCCGGGCGCGTTGGGCGGCAAGACCGGCTTCACCGACTACGCCCGGCACACCTATGTGGGTGCCGCCGAACGGGACGGCCGCCGGTTGGTGGTCACGCTGCTCGGTGCGGAGCCTCGACCGCAGCGCGGCTGGGAGCAGGGTGCCGCGTTGCTCGACTGGGGCTTCCGTCTGCCCCGGGAAGCGGGCGTGGGGCGGCTGGTGGAGCCGGGGGAGTGGGATGCCGTGAGGTCGCCGGCCACGCCGTCGCCGGCGGTGCCCGAGCCGGCCGAGGCGCCCCCGGTGAGCAGCGCCACCTCGGCCACCGTCGACGACCGCCCGGGCGCGGGCACGGTCGTGGCGCTGGCTGTCGGCGCGGTCGTGATCGCGATCGCGGTGGTCGCCGCCCGCCGGGCCCGCGCCTCGGGCCGCCCACGCGACTGA
- a CDS encoding MerR family transcriptional regulator — protein MAGRRGTGRLRAVDLAATVGISVQQVRNYVDLGVLPPVERTPSGYRIFTPAHERALTVARAVADGHGWGRTREIMAAVHAGDLPAALAALDAGHAELDRERAEIRRVLGAFETVVTSPVSPVAVPRRSARVGAVADLVGVRTSQLRLWETRGLLRPTREPGTGYRHYDEAELRAAQVVALLRRGAYPFEIITAVLDELRSTGSPQRVRAELARREQDLHRRGLRRLAGSAALHAYLRHLGRA, from the coding sequence GTGGCGGGACGGCGAGGGACCGGGCGGCTGCGCGCGGTCGACCTCGCCGCGACGGTCGGCATCTCCGTGCAGCAGGTGCGCAACTACGTCGACCTCGGGGTGCTGCCGCCCGTGGAGCGCACGCCGAGCGGCTACCGGATCTTCACCCCGGCGCACGAGCGGGCCCTGACCGTGGCCCGGGCGGTGGCCGACGGGCACGGCTGGGGGCGTACCCGCGAGATCATGGCGGCGGTGCACGCGGGTGACCTGCCGGCGGCGCTGGCCGCGCTGGACGCCGGGCACGCCGAACTGGACCGGGAACGCGCCGAGATCCGTCGGGTGCTCGGCGCCTTCGAGACGGTGGTGACCAGCCCTGTTTCGCCGGTCGCGGTACCCCGCCGGAGCGCCCGGGTCGGCGCGGTCGCCGACCTGGTCGGGGTCCGCACCTCGCAGCTACGGCTCTGGGAGACGCGTGGCCTGCTCCGGCCGACGCGCGAACCGGGCACCGGTTACCGGCACTACGACGAGGCCGAGCTGCGCGCGGCCCAGGTGGTGGCGCTGCTGCGCCGGGGCGCCTACCCGTTCGAGATCATCACGGCGGTGCTCGACGAGCTGAGGAGCACCGGCAGCCCGCAGCGGGTCCGCGCGGAACTCGCCCGGCGGGAGCAGGACCTGCACCGACGCGGCCTGCGTCGGCTGGCCGGCTCCGCCGCGCTGCACGCCTACCTCCGGCACCTCGGCCGGGCCTGA
- a CDS encoding ATP-binding cassette domain-containing protein encodes MQQPARSAADSHDVIEVRGARENNLDSVSVDIPKRRLTVFTGVSGSGKSSLVFGTIAAESQRMINETYSAFLQSFMPNLSRPDVDSLRNLTPAIVVDQERMGANSRSTVGTATDAYAMLRIVFSRLGSPHVGGAGAFSFNLAEGMCPACEGLGRVSDLDVNELVDVEKSLNDGAVTVPNFAVDTWYWQTIVGSGLFDPDVKLQDFTPQQWEDFLHKPATKIKVGSNNLTYEGLVVKVRRLYLTKDRESMQAHVKAFVDRAVTFTTCPDCDGTRLNAAALSSRIAGRDIAECAAMQISDLAAFVRSIEDSSVAPLTGNLRELLDSLVEIGLGYLSLDRESVTLSGGEAQRVKMVRHLGSSLSDITYVFDEPTVGLHPHDIARMNDLLLRLRDKGNTVLVVEHKPETIAIADHVIDLGPGAGTAGGRICYTGDIAGLRRSDTRTGRHLDHRVRLREQVRTPTGHLAVRHADLHNLRDVSVDIPLGVLTVVTGVAGSGKSSLVHGSLHRRNGVVVVDQSPIRGSRRSNPATYTGLLDPVRTAFAKANGVKAALFSANSEGACPTCKGIGLVYTDLAMMAGVASVCERCEGRRFTDEVLTYRLRGRTISEVLGMSVSEARDVFPGGAARVVLDRLADVGLIYLTLGQPLNTLSGGERQRLKLAIHMADKASTYVLDEPTTGLHLADVDQLLALLDRLVDTGNTVIVIEHHQAVMAHADWLIDLGPGAGHDGGRVVFTGTPADLVAHGDTLTARHLREYVAR; translated from the coding sequence ATGCAGCAGCCAGCACGGTCCGCCGCCGACAGTCACGACGTGATCGAGGTACGCGGCGCCCGGGAGAACAATCTCGACTCCGTCTCGGTCGACATCCCGAAGCGTCGCCTGACCGTCTTCACCGGCGTCTCCGGATCCGGCAAGTCGTCGCTGGTCTTCGGCACCATCGCCGCCGAGTCGCAACGGATGATCAACGAGACGTACAGCGCGTTCCTCCAGTCGTTCATGCCCAACCTCTCCCGGCCGGACGTGGACTCGCTGCGCAACCTCACCCCGGCGATCGTGGTCGACCAGGAGCGGATGGGCGCCAACTCCCGCTCCACCGTCGGCACCGCCACCGACGCGTACGCGATGCTGCGCATCGTGTTCAGCCGGCTTGGCAGCCCGCACGTCGGCGGCGCCGGGGCGTTCAGCTTCAACCTGGCCGAGGGCATGTGCCCCGCCTGCGAGGGCCTGGGCCGGGTCTCCGACCTCGACGTCAACGAGCTCGTCGACGTGGAGAAGTCCCTCAACGACGGCGCCGTCACCGTGCCGAACTTCGCGGTCGACACCTGGTACTGGCAGACCATCGTCGGCTCGGGCCTGTTCGACCCGGACGTCAAGCTCCAGGACTTCACCCCGCAGCAGTGGGAGGACTTCCTGCACAAGCCGGCCACGAAGATCAAGGTGGGCAGCAACAACCTGACCTACGAGGGCCTGGTCGTCAAGGTGCGCCGGCTTTACCTGACCAAGGACCGCGAGTCGATGCAGGCGCACGTCAAGGCCTTCGTCGACCGGGCGGTCACCTTCACCACCTGTCCCGACTGCGACGGCACCCGACTCAACGCCGCCGCGCTCTCCTCCCGCATCGCCGGACGCGACATCGCCGAGTGCGCCGCCATGCAGATCAGCGACCTCGCCGCGTTCGTCCGGAGCATCGAGGACTCCTCGGTGGCCCCGTTGACCGGGAACCTGCGGGAGCTGCTGGACTCGCTGGTCGAGATCGGTCTGGGTTACCTCAGTCTCGACCGCGAGTCGGTCACCCTCTCCGGTGGCGAGGCGCAGCGGGTCAAGATGGTCCGGCACCTCGGGTCCAGCCTCTCCGACATCACGTACGTCTTCGACGAACCCACCGTCGGCCTACACCCGCACGACATCGCGCGGATGAACGACCTGCTGCTGCGCCTGAGGGACAAGGGCAACACCGTCCTCGTCGTCGAGCACAAGCCGGAGACCATCGCGATCGCCGACCACGTGATCGACCTCGGTCCGGGCGCGGGCACCGCCGGCGGACGGATCTGCTACACCGGCGACATCGCCGGGCTGCGCCGCAGCGACACCCGTACCGGCCGGCACCTCGACCACCGGGTACGCCTGCGCGAACAGGTCCGCACCCCCACCGGACACCTGGCCGTACGCCACGCCGACCTGCACAACCTGCGCGATGTCAGCGTGGACATCCCGCTCGGCGTGCTGACCGTCGTCACCGGGGTGGCCGGCTCGGGCAAGAGTTCGCTGGTGCACGGCTCACTGCACCGCCGCAACGGGGTGGTCGTGGTCGACCAGTCCCCGATCCGGGGTTCACGGCGCAGCAACCCGGCCACGTACACCGGCCTGCTCGACCCGGTACGCACCGCGTTCGCCAAGGCCAACGGGGTGAAGGCGGCACTGTTCAGCGCCAACTCCGAGGGCGCCTGCCCGACCTGCAAGGGCATCGGACTGGTCTACACCGACCTGGCGATGATGGCCGGTGTCGCCTCGGTCTGCGAGCGGTGCGAGGGTCGCCGCTTCACCGACGAGGTGCTGACCTACCGGCTGCGGGGCCGCACCATCAGCGAGGTGCTCGGCATGTCGGTCAGCGAGGCGCGGGACGTCTTCCCCGGCGGCGCCGCCCGGGTGGTCCTGGACCGGCTGGCCGACGTCGGGCTGATCTACCTCACCCTGGGCCAGCCGTTGAACACCCTCTCCGGCGGTGAACGACAGCGGCTCAAGCTGGCCATCCACATGGCCGACAAGGCCAGCACCTACGTGCTGGACGAGCCGACGACGGGCCTACACCTGGCCGACGTGGACCAGTTGCTGGCGCTGCTCGACCGGTTGGTGGACACCGGCAACACGGTCATCGTCATCGAGCACCACCAGGCGGTGATGGCGCATGCGGACTGGCTGATCGACCTGGGGCCGGGCGCAGGTCACGACGGCGGACGGGTCGTCTTCACCGGCACCCCCGCCGACCTGGTCGCGCACGGCGACACCCTCACCGCACGTCACCTGCGCGAGTACGTCGCCCGCTGA
- a CDS encoding DedA family protein codes for MVHAPHAPSGADVVGQSAPPEDGLVGLVTDLMERLGAPGAGLAVALENLFPPIPSEVILPLAGFVAAQGRMSLVGAIFWTTLGSLVGALALYWIGAALGRERTRAIAAKLPLVKLSDVDRTEEWFLRHGVKAVFFGRMIPIFRSMISIPAGVERMPLLTFTIYTTLGSLIWNTTFVLAGYLLGDNWHLVEGYASILQKVVIVACLAGLVWFVITRIRRSRRTGGLRANDTASAVAESASTGTPDPEGRGTIYRSTWADDRPVTDQERPDQSGRRW; via the coding sequence ATGGTTCACGCCCCGCACGCTCCGTCTGGTGCCGACGTCGTCGGCCAGTCCGCGCCACCCGAGGACGGTCTGGTCGGCCTGGTCACCGACCTGATGGAGCGACTCGGCGCCCCAGGGGCGGGGCTGGCCGTGGCGTTGGAAAACCTCTTCCCGCCGATTCCCAGCGAGGTGATCCTGCCGCTCGCCGGCTTCGTCGCCGCGCAGGGCCGGATGAGCCTGGTCGGGGCGATCTTCTGGACCACCCTCGGGTCGCTGGTCGGCGCCCTGGCGCTCTACTGGATCGGTGCGGCGCTGGGGCGGGAACGGACCCGGGCGATCGCGGCCAAACTGCCGTTGGTCAAGCTCAGCGACGTCGACCGGACCGAGGAGTGGTTCCTCCGACACGGCGTCAAGGCCGTCTTCTTCGGCCGGATGATCCCGATCTTCCGCAGCATGATCTCCATTCCGGCGGGCGTGGAACGGATGCCGCTGCTCACCTTCACGATCTACACCACGCTGGGCAGCCTCATCTGGAACACCACCTTCGTGCTGGCCGGATACCTGCTCGGCGACAACTGGCACCTGGTCGAGGGGTATGCCAGCATCCTGCAGAAGGTGGTCATCGTGGCCTGCCTGGCCGGGCTGGTGTGGTTCGTGATCACCCGGATCCGGCGCTCCCGGCGGACCGGCGGGCTGCGTGCCAACGACACCGCCTCTGCGGTGGCCGAGTCGGCGTCGACCGGAACCCCCGACCCGGAGGGACGGGGCACCATCTACCGCAGCACCTGGGCCGACGACCGGCCCGTGACGGACCAGGAGCGCCCGGACCAGTCCGGGCGCCGGTGGTGA
- a CDS encoding protein kinase domain-containing protein, with amino-acid sequence MSAFTPSLRLHDRYVLHDRIGLGGMSEVWRADDEVLGRPVAVKVLAGSFAVDPDLRATLRREARAAARLAHPHVTQVYDYGEATLDGGTVVPFLVMELVDGQNLADRLADGPLPWPSALRTAAQVATAPLAAAHRIGDVRSGSGRPGAGAFPAAPAAGRRTGRDRPGPGGRHRHGDRPERRRRRGARSHAQRRAGRAAADLHATPHIGRSPAQRHAVDHPTRAGEHAADRR; translated from the coding sequence ATGTCAGCCTTCACCCCCAGCCTGCGGTTGCACGACCGCTACGTGCTGCACGACCGGATCGGCCTCGGCGGGATGTCCGAGGTCTGGCGGGCCGACGACGAGGTCCTCGGCCGACCGGTCGCCGTGAAGGTCCTCGCCGGTTCGTTCGCCGTCGACCCGGACCTGCGGGCCACCCTCCGGCGCGAGGCCCGCGCCGCGGCACGCCTGGCCCACCCGCACGTCACCCAGGTGTACGACTACGGCGAAGCCACCCTCGACGGTGGCACCGTGGTGCCGTTCCTGGTCATGGAGCTCGTCGACGGGCAGAACCTCGCCGATCGGCTGGCCGACGGCCCGCTGCCCTGGCCGTCGGCGCTGCGCACGGCCGCCCAGGTGGCCACCGCCCCCCTGGCCGCCGCGCACCGGATCGGCGACGTACGGTCCGGCTCGGGGCGGCCCGGTGCCGGGGCGTTCCCGGCGGCCCCGGCGGCCGGTCGGCGCACTGGTCGCGACCGGCCTGGCCCTGGTGGTCGGCATCGGCACGGCGATCGCCCTGAGCGGCGGCGACGACGGGGTGCCCGCAGCCACGCCCAGCGCCGCGCCGGCCGCGCCGCCGCCGACCTCCACGCCACCCCCCACATCGGCCGCTCCCCGGCCCAGCGCCACGCCGTCGACCACCCGACCCGAGCCGGTGAGCATGCCGCAGACCGCCGGTGA
- a CDS encoding LacI family DNA-binding transcriptional regulator — protein MKPTLKAVAEAVGVSRSTVSNAYGRPDQLSTELRERILETARQMGYPGPDPTARSLRRGVVGAIGVLFTSRLSYAFTDPFAVRFVTGVAEAAERHDSNLLLVPLPPDASGARRAVENAAVDGFCVYCVGDEEGILAAIRGRGLPFVTTSARSGADDRWVGIDERAAARSAAAHLVELGHRRVALLGHDVLPRAASDLLRVADVADVPHPTTRDRFAGFADAFATAGVPWSDLTVLTARDNTRDAGAAATSALASLPEPPTAVLAASDVLAFGALDALREQGEWGRQVSVTGFDDIAEAATVGLTTVRQPAEQKGRTAAELLLEPPADARAGQILLPTTLVVRTSSGPVPRS, from the coding sequence ATGAAACCGACCCTGAAGGCCGTCGCCGAGGCGGTCGGCGTATCCCGAAGCACCGTCTCCAACGCCTACGGCCGTCCCGACCAGCTCTCCACCGAGCTGCGGGAGCGCATCCTGGAGACCGCCCGGCAGATGGGCTACCCGGGGCCCGATCCGACCGCCCGGTCGCTGCGTCGTGGCGTCGTCGGCGCCATCGGCGTCCTGTTCACCTCGCGGCTGTCGTACGCGTTCACCGACCCCTTCGCGGTCCGGTTCGTCACCGGCGTCGCCGAGGCGGCCGAACGGCACGACAGCAACCTGCTGCTGGTGCCGCTGCCGCCGGACGCGTCGGGGGCCCGGCGGGCGGTGGAGAACGCCGCCGTGGACGGGTTCTGCGTCTACTGCGTCGGCGACGAGGAGGGGATCCTCGCCGCGATCCGTGGCCGTGGACTGCCCTTCGTCACCACCTCGGCGCGATCCGGCGCGGACGACCGGTGGGTCGGCATCGACGAGCGGGCCGCAGCCCGCTCGGCGGCCGCGCACCTGGTCGAGCTCGGCCACCGCCGGGTCGCGCTGCTCGGTCACGACGTCCTGCCGCGCGCCGCGTCCGACCTGCTGCGGGTGGCCGACGTGGCCGACGTGCCACACCCCACCACCCGTGACCGGTTCGCCGGCTTCGCCGACGCCTTCGCGACGGCCGGCGTGCCCTGGTCCGACCTGACGGTGCTCACCGCCCGGGACAACACCCGGGACGCCGGGGCCGCCGCCACCTCCGCGTTGGCGTCCCTGCCCGAGCCGCCCACGGCGGTACTGGCCGCCTCCGACGTGCTCGCCTTCGGCGCGCTCGATGCGTTGCGCGAGCAGGGGGAGTGGGGGCGCCAGGTCTCGGTCACCGGCTTCGACGACATCGCCGAGGCCGCCACGGTCGGCCTGACCACGGTGCGCCAGCCTGCCGAGCAGAAGGGGCGCACCGCCGCCGAACTGCTCCTCGAACCGCCCGCGGACGCCCGCGCGGGTCAGATCCTGCTGCCCACCACGCTCGTCGTCCGGACCAGCTCCGGACCTGTCCCGAGGAGTTGA
- a CDS encoding helix-turn-helix domain-containing protein gives MVSADEGPAAGPTVLRMLLGAQLRRLRESRGVTRENAGWEIRSSESKISRMELGRVGFKERDVADLLTLYGVTAEQERGALLKLARDANNPGWWHRYGDVLPSWFQSYLGLEAAAALIRSYEVQFVPGLLQTREYARAVVLLGHGQAAPAEIDRRVDLRMRRQEVLQRVKPPRLWAVVDEAALRRPIGGPQVMRGQLESLLKATQTPNVRVQVIPFAAGGHAAAGGAFTILRFGDQDLPDIVYIEQLTSAIYLDKRDDLDFYAVAMERLCVEAEPPERTAEILERMIADLDPR, from the coding sequence ATGGTTTCCGCGGACGAAGGTCCGGCGGCGGGCCCGACCGTGCTGCGGATGCTGCTCGGTGCCCAACTGCGGCGGTTGCGTGAGTCGCGCGGGGTCACCCGGGAGAACGCCGGGTGGGAGATCCGGTCCTCCGAGTCCAAGATCAGCCGGATGGAGCTGGGTCGCGTCGGGTTCAAGGAACGCGACGTCGCCGACCTGCTCACGCTCTACGGCGTCACCGCCGAGCAGGAGCGTGGCGCGCTGCTCAAGCTGGCCCGGGACGCCAACAACCCGGGCTGGTGGCACCGCTACGGCGACGTGCTCCCGTCGTGGTTCCAGTCGTACCTGGGCCTGGAGGCCGCGGCGGCGCTGATCCGCAGCTACGAGGTGCAGTTCGTGCCGGGCCTGTTGCAGACGCGCGAGTACGCCCGCGCCGTCGTGTTGCTCGGGCACGGCCAGGCCGCGCCGGCGGAGATCGACCGTCGGGTCGACCTGCGGATGCGCCGGCAGGAGGTGCTGCAGCGGGTTAAGCCGCCCCGGCTCTGGGCGGTGGTCGACGAGGCGGCGTTGCGCCGCCCGATCGGCGGCCCGCAGGTGATGCGAGGCCAGCTGGAGTCGCTGCTCAAGGCCACCCAGACGCCGAACGTCCGGGTGCAGGTCATCCCGTTCGCCGCCGGTGGGCACGCCGCCGCGGGTGGCGCCTTCACCATCCTGCGCTTCGGTGACCAGGACCTGCCGGACATCGTCTACATCGAGCAGTTGACCAGCGCGATCTACCTGGACAAGCGCGATGACCTCGACTTCTATGCGGTGGCCATGGAGCGTCTCTGTGTCGAGGCCGAGCCGCCGGAGCGCACGGCCGAGATCCTCGAACGGATGATCGCCGACCTCGACCCCAGGTGA
- a CDS encoding DUF397 domain-containing protein, with the protein MQQPPNGVPVAQLPPLAWQKSRRSNPSGNCVELAELPEGAGIAIRNSRHPEGPALIYTADEIAAFVLGARDGDFDHLIG; encoded by the coding sequence ATGCAGCAGCCGCCCAACGGCGTACCCGTCGCCCAGTTGCCTCCCCTCGCCTGGCAGAAGAGTCGGCGCAGCAATCCCAGCGGAAATTGCGTCGAGCTGGCGGAACTTCCCGAGGGGGCGGGGATCGCCATACGTAACTCCCGCCACCCGGAGGGCCCGGCGTTGATCTACACCGCGGACGAGATCGCCGCGTTCGTGCTCGGCGCCCGGGACGGGGACTTCGACCATCTGATCGGCTGA
- a CDS encoding GGDEF domain-containing protein, which yields MPDPLTVASGICAVGALLSSWQLGRRAVRAEAEIGRLQAELTAERHAASHDPLTGLPNRRAFYRLAATLLTDGAGRPLVAVVLDLDDFKQINDRHGHAAGDQVLISVAERLATFAGDNLVARLGGDEFAGLLASPTVDRRWIDHATRRLCDMLAAPIPLGTVTLRVTASVGLAPVQGQQLTEALDRADAAMYEAKGIGVGRTRRALHDSAHLAEC from the coding sequence GTGCCGGATCCGCTCACGGTCGCGTCCGGTATCTGCGCCGTCGGTGCCCTGCTCTCCTCCTGGCAGCTCGGGCGTCGGGCCGTACGAGCCGAGGCCGAGATCGGCCGCCTCCAGGCCGAACTCACCGCCGAGCGGCACGCCGCCAGCCACGACCCGCTGACCGGCCTGCCGAATCGGCGCGCCTTCTATCGTCTCGCCGCGACCCTGCTCACCGACGGCGCGGGCCGCCCGCTGGTCGCCGTGGTGCTCGACCTGGACGACTTCAAGCAGATCAACGACCGCCACGGGCATGCCGCCGGTGACCAGGTGCTGATCAGCGTCGCCGAGCGGCTGGCCACCTTCGCCGGAGACAACCTGGTCGCCCGGCTCGGTGGGGACGAGTTCGCCGGGCTGCTGGCCAGCCCCACAGTGGACCGTCGCTGGATCGATCACGCCACCCGGCGGCTCTGCGACATGCTCGCCGCACCGATCCCGCTGGGCACGGTCACCCTCCGGGTGACCGCCTCGGTCGGTCTGGCACCGGTGCAGGGTCAACAGCTCACCGAGGCACTCGACCGGGCCGACGCAGCGATGTACGAGGCCAAGGGGATCGGCGTGGGTCGCACCCGGCGCGCCCTGCACGACAGCGCCCATCTCGCCGAGTGCTGA
- a CDS encoding flavodoxin family protein produces the protein MASIRALVLNCTLKRSPAPSSSEVLGREVLDALADQGVEGDLVRVVDHDVRFGVSTDEGDGDGWPDIRTRLLAARILVIATPIWLGQPSSVCKMVLERLDAELSETDEQGRLLTYGKVGAVAVVGNEDGAHHTIGQVQQALNEVGFTCPAAAATYWVGEALHKTDYRDAGPKPDTTGRTTSALALNSAHLARLLAEQPYPPPDTRHAATGPRPESG, from the coding sequence GTGGCGAGTATCCGGGCCCTGGTCCTCAACTGCACCCTCAAGCGCTCACCGGCGCCCTCCAGCTCGGAGGTGCTCGGGCGCGAGGTCCTCGACGCCCTCGCCGACCAGGGCGTCGAGGGCGACCTGGTCCGCGTCGTCGACCACGACGTACGGTTCGGCGTCTCCACGGACGAGGGCGACGGCGACGGCTGGCCGGACATCCGGACGAGGCTGCTCGCCGCACGGATCCTGGTGATCGCCACACCGATCTGGCTGGGCCAGCCGTCCAGCGTGTGCAAGATGGTCCTGGAACGGCTGGACGCCGAACTCAGCGAGACCGACGAGCAGGGCCGGCTGCTCACCTACGGCAAGGTCGGCGCGGTGGCGGTGGTCGGCAACGAGGACGGCGCGCACCACACCATCGGCCAGGTGCAGCAGGCCCTCAACGAGGTGGGTTTCACCTGCCCGGCAGCCGCCGCGACCTACTGGGTCGGTGAGGCCCTGCACAAGACCGACTACCGCGACGCCGGCCCGAAACCCGACACCACCGGCCGGACGACCTCGGCGCTGGCGCTCAACAGCGCCCACCTCGCCCGGCTGCTCGCCGAGCAGCCGTACCCGCCGCCGGACACCCGGCACGCGGCCACCGGCCCTCGCCCCGAATCAGGCTGA
- a CDS encoding type II toxin-antitoxin system PemK/MazF family toxin, with the protein MAGLLRSMAARVGAVIPGPRRAGPTPAKTARPRQVTALQRRVLSYAPEPDGQADPGEIVWTWVSYEDEPRQGKDRPVLVVGRHSRTLFALMLSSRSDRDGERHWLALGPGEWDREKRPSWVRLDRVLTMREDGIRREGAVLDRARFDRVGQALRAGYGWQ; encoded by the coding sequence GTGGCAGGTCTGTTGAGGAGTATGGCGGCCCGCGTCGGCGCGGTGATCCCGGGTCCCCGGCGTGCCGGGCCGACCCCGGCGAAGACCGCGCGACCGCGTCAGGTGACCGCGTTGCAACGCCGCGTGCTGTCGTACGCCCCGGAACCGGACGGCCAGGCCGACCCGGGGGAGATCGTCTGGACCTGGGTGTCCTACGAGGACGAGCCCCGACAGGGCAAGGACCGCCCGGTGCTGGTGGTCGGGCGGCACAGTCGGACGCTGTTCGCGCTGATGCTGTCCAGCCGCAGCGACCGGGACGGTGAGCGGCACTGGCTGGCGCTCGGGCCCGGCGAGTGGGACCGGGAGAAGCGGCCCAGTTGGGTGCGGCTGGACCGGGTGCTGACCATGCGGGAGGACGGCATCCGGCGGGAGGGTGCGGTGCTGGACCGGGCCCGTTTCGACCGGGTCGGGCAGGCGTTGCGCGCCGGGTACGGCTGGCAGTGA
- a CDS encoding DUF2267 domain-containing protein, with product MRFPLFVAAVSRRSGLPSDQAATVARAVLDTVVERMAGAATTADPTGYLPDELTGDLPTGSGPSRPVEFLRRVAHRAGVDGPTASAGTEAVFATLRETVTVDEFRHLVAQLRSARSGPGENLP from the coding sequence GTGCGGTTTCCCCTATTCGTCGCCGCGGTGTCGCGCCGGTCGGGCCTGCCGAGCGACCAGGCCGCCACCGTGGCCCGCGCGGTGCTGGACACCGTCGTCGAGCGGATGGCGGGCGCGGCGACGACCGCCGACCCCACCGGGTACCTGCCGGACGAGCTGACCGGTGACCTGCCCACGGGGTCCGGGCCGAGCCGGCCGGTGGAGTTCCTGCGTCGGGTGGCCCACCGGGCCGGCGTCGACGGACCGACGGCGTCCGCCGGGACGGAGGCGGTCTTCGCCACGCTGCGCGAGACCGTCACCGTGGACGAGTTCCGCCACCTCGTGGCCCAACTGCGGAGCGCGCGGAGCGGACCGGGCGAGAACCTGCCGTGA